From a single Candidatus Izimaplasma bacterium HR1 genomic region:
- the macB_5 gene encoding Macrolide export ATP-binding/permease protein MacB — protein MLKLNNISKYYHSNEVVALGLRKVNLEFKLGEFVAVTGESGSGKSTLLNVLSGLDTYEDGEMYVNGEETSYFSSEEWESYRRQYIGFVFQNYNIIDSYSVLENVMVALTIQGYPKEEIKDRALELIEKVGLSTHINHKASKLSGGQKQRAVIARALAKDCPIIVCDEPTGNLDSESSETIMKLLEEISKDKLVIVVTHNYDEVAEYATRKIRLFDGEIVEDKQLHKKHNVVESVKLANYNMSLKNLMGISLRNLFRTPRRTIFTMVIGIFIALIFTFSYGSYQKNANSNINYMGYSYFNNVTERRIILTKYDKTAFTADELTDIRGIADVNYVLDHDVLMDSRIMSYHEDTRNDYKYEMYNFINPAGMLDAGDLKEGRMPESKYEVIVEADDEYVIGETVEMGFSFIEWADNDTQSFPTNTTEFTVVGIVNNIFPSDWNTRVYFHEDFLTDDEIINYGYFGVWGESRFISYTLSGTLEDETPIMMSLSGIDFVINNNLADGELKLSEEQLQNFCMRAYDDSEEEPDFSCYVGETFTVTSKSAFYDNDIEVEIIGAHDLTDGKTYGSVEMNQATYELMFDQSPYQITLFVDGLFEGNQVLDHFFNTDYNAMYPSNSTDQFSEMIQLVSNIGFGFQVLILMVIIYFISYVVLRNVQNAKKKDYLIFRSIGASKKDLNKVTLLELFFTMAMSYIITMVLLTINEMFVSPIPQYLNFFSVGSYVFIFLLLTVLSLLLGRRFNKKIFSNSVITSLKQE, from the coding sequence ATGCTTAAATTAAATAATATTTCTAAGTATTATCACAGTAACGAAGTTGTAGCTCTTGGTTTACGCAAAGTAAACTTAGAATTTAAACTTGGTGAATTTGTAGCTGTTACCGGTGAAAGTGGTAGTGGTAAATCAACTTTACTAAACGTTTTAAGTGGTTTAGATACTTATGAAGATGGAGAAATGTATGTTAACGGTGAGGAAACATCATATTTCTCAAGTGAAGAATGGGAAAGTTATAGAAGACAATATATTGGTTTTGTATTCCAAAACTATAATATAATTGATTCTTATAGTGTTTTGGAAAATGTAATGGTTGCTTTAACCATTCAAGGGTATCCAAAAGAGGAAATTAAAGACCGAGCTTTAGAACTTATTGAAAAAGTGGGTCTTTCGACACATATAAACCATAAAGCTTCAAAACTTTCTGGGGGACAAAAGCAACGAGCTGTAATTGCTCGTGCCCTTGCTAAAGATTGTCCAATCATTGTTTGTGATGAACCTACTGGTAACTTAGATAGTGAATCAAGTGAAACAATCATGAAGTTACTAGAAGAGATTTCGAAAGACAAATTAGTTATTGTCGTTACACATAACTATGATGAAGTAGCAGAGTATGCTACAAGAAAGATTCGTTTATTTGATGGCGAAATCGTCGAAGATAAACAATTGCATAAAAAACATAATGTTGTAGAAAGTGTCAAACTAGCTAACTACAACATGTCTTTAAAAAATTTAATGGGAATTTCTCTAAGAAATCTATTTAGAACTCCTAGAAGAACAATTTTTACAATGGTTATTGGGATATTTATCGCTTTAATCTTTACGTTTAGTTATGGTAGTTATCAAAAGAACGCCAACTCCAATATAAATTATATGGGTTATAGTTATTTTAATAATGTTACCGAAAGAAGAATTATTCTTACAAAATATGATAAAACAGCATTTACAGCTGATGAGTTAACAGACATCAGAGGTATAGCTGATGTTAATTATGTTTTAGACCACGATGTTTTGATGGATTCACGTATTATGTCATATCATGAAGATACAAGAAATGACTATAAATACGAAATGTATAATTTCATCAATCCCGCAGGAATGCTGGATGCTGGCGATTTAAAAGAAGGTAGAATGCCTGAAAGTAAATACGAAGTAATCGTTGAAGCAGATGATGAATACGTAATTGGTGAAACAGTTGAAATGGGATTCAGTTTTATTGAATGGGCAGATAATGATACTCAATCATTCCCAACCAATACTACTGAGTTTACAGTAGTTGGAATTGTTAATAATATATTCCCTTCTGATTGGAATACACGAGTGTATTTCCATGAGGATTTCCTTACAGATGATGAAATCATTAATTATGGTTACTTTGGTGTTTGGGGTGAATCAAGATTTATTAGCTATACATTATCGGGTACATTAGAGGATGAAACACCAATTATGATGTCTCTAAGTGGTATCGACTTCGTTATCAATAATAATTTAGCTGATGGCGAACTTAAGTTATCAGAAGAACAATTACAAAATTTCTGTATGAGAGCGTATGACGACTCAGAAGAAGAACCAGACTTTAGTTGTTATGTAGGAGAAACATTTACAGTTACAAGTAAATCAGCATTCTATGATAATGATATTGAAGTTGAAATTATTGGTGCTCATGATCTAACTGATGGTAAGACATATGGTTCAGTAGAAATGAATCAGGCAACTTACGAATTAATGTTTGATCAATCACCATACCAAATAACGTTGTTTGTTGATGGTTTGTTTGAAGGAAATCAAGTATTGGATCACTTCTTCAATACAGATTACAACGCAATGTATCCTTCAAATAGTACTGATCAGTTTTCAGAAATGATTCAGTTAGTTTCAAATATAGGTTTTGGTTTTCAAGTGTTAATCCTCATGGTTATTATTTACTTCATTAGTTATGTAGTGCTTAGAAATGTCCAAAATGCAAAGAAAAAAGATTACTTAATCTTCAGATCTATTGGAGCAAGTAAGAAAGACTTAAACAAAGTAACATTATTAGAGCTATTCTTTACAATGGCTATGTCATATATTATTACAATGGTTTTACTAACAATAAATGAAATGTTTGTTAGTCCAATCCCACAATACCTAAACTTCTTCTCGGTTGGAAGTTATGTATTTATATTCCTATTACTAACAGTACTATCGTTACTATTAGGAAGAAGATTCAACAAAAAAATCTTTAGTAATTCTGTAATTACTAGCTTAAAGCAAGAGTAG
- the macB_6 gene encoding Macrolide export ATP-binding/permease protein MacB, producing the protein MIKLNNLHKYFNRKKSNEIHVINDINLTLPDKGLVVLLGPSGSGKTTLLNVLGGLDKVQGGSIQFDEQEIKHYNATTWDKIRNKHVGYIFQNYNLLTNLTVYDNISLTLNMINIYDKEEIDKRVDYILDSMGMINYRKRRAAQLSGGQQQRVAIARALAKNPKVIIADEPTGNLDSKNTQEIMNIIKKISQNKLVVLVTHEENIANFYADRIIKLQDGKVVSDIENSSNGSLDVKHETDIYLGDMRKVETINTSNLNNIDIYSDEDIKDQLDIKLIVKNKTIYLDVKSKEYKKMQLIESDSEINIYDGNYEKLDKSSFDDSDFNLQSIINEKAHDEVSRHSVITIKDSIKFAWNRIKDSSKIGKLFYVGFAGGAVLIAVAVGMLSGILNMDPSNFLQGPEEIIVFDKGSNEYDDIITLADHESVNYFQLANEVSVTISLPPVYQSYENTRRLTRSAVYSEYLDTSKLVAGRAAVGLHEIVMEKDMVDDLLTDSTYTMLGVTTYEDLMNLEMFVRVQSQYDSDFTIPVKLVGIVDDKAKVIYASKELVYMSTFNVGLYEVYEDDITLLDGSLPTTDTGLIIRDNDLLLNPIASNEIDTGYGIFNSTASFTTEEDVPNVLVRMETIEKAYFNSVYLRNYSKINFHSNDLEATIAHLKTDNVISESSYDIQLEEYRSNRLANSIPTITFTIVVLAASAVSYFFILRSSLLSRIYEVSVYRALGVSKGDIRKMFTTEVIFITTITSMIGYFATTFLLYRIQLFTEDIFEGFIYISPLSIIAGIVIIYVVNVIAGLIPVSNLLRKTPAEILSKYDF; encoded by the coding sequence ATGATAAAACTAAATAATTTACATAAGTACTTTAACCGAAAGAAATCAAATGAAATTCATGTAATAAATGATATAAACTTAACATTACCAGATAAAGGATTAGTTGTATTACTAGGACCTTCAGGTAGTGGTAAAACAACATTGTTGAATGTACTTGGTGGACTTGATAAAGTCCAAGGTGGTTCAATTCAATTTGATGAGCAAGAGATTAAACACTATAACGCTACAACATGGGATAAAATCCGTAATAAACATGTTGGGTATATCTTCCAAAATTATAACTTATTAACTAATTTAACTGTTTATGATAATATCTCGTTAACATTAAATATGATTAATATTTATGATAAAGAAGAAATTGATAAAAGAGTCGATTATATTTTAGACTCAATGGGTATGATTAACTACCGTAAACGTCGTGCTGCGCAATTATCAGGTGGACAACAACAACGTGTAGCTATCGCAAGAGCGCTAGCTAAAAACCCTAAAGTAATCATCGCCGATGAACCTACAGGGAACTTAGATAGTAAAAACACTCAAGAAATAATGAACATAATTAAGAAAATATCACAAAATAAATTAGTAGTACTAGTTACCCATGAAGAAAACATCGCTAATTTCTACGCAGACCGTATTATTAAACTTCAAGATGGGAAAGTTGTCAGTGACATTGAAAACTCATCTAACGGTAGTTTAGACGTTAAACATGAGACTGATATATATCTTGGAGATATGCGCAAAGTAGAAACGATTAATACTAGTAATCTTAACAATATCGACATCTATTCAGATGAAGATATTAAAGATCAGTTAGATATTAAGTTAATTGTTAAAAACAAAACAATCTATCTTGATGTAAAATCAAAAGAATATAAGAAAATGCAGTTAATCGAATCAGATAGTGAGATTAATATTTACGATGGTAATTATGAAAAATTAGATAAATCTTCATTTGATGATTCTGATTTCAATTTACAATCAATCATTAATGAGAAAGCTCACGATGAAGTATCAAGACATAGTGTTATCACTATCAAAGACAGTATAAAGTTCGCTTGGAACCGTATCAAAGACTCATCTAAGATTGGTAAGTTATTCTATGTTGGATTTGCTGGTGGAGCGGTTTTAATCGCTGTAGCTGTCGGAATGTTAAGTGGTATCTTGAATATGGATCCTTCTAACTTCTTACAAGGACCTGAAGAGATTATCGTTTTCGATAAAGGATCCAATGAATATGATGATATTATTACACTAGCTGATCATGAATCAGTAAATTATTTCCAACTAGCTAACGAGGTTTCAGTAACAATTAGTTTACCTCCAGTCTATCAAAGCTATGAGAATACAAGACGACTTACTAGAAGCGCAGTATATTCAGAGTACTTAGATACATCAAAACTAGTAGCTGGTAGAGCAGCAGTTGGATTACATGAAATCGTTATGGAAAAGGATATGGTAGATGACCTACTAACTGATTCTACTTATACTATGTTAGGTGTTACTACATACGAAGATTTAATGAATCTAGAAATGTTCGTTCGAGTACAATCACAATATGATTCTGATTTCACAATTCCTGTAAAACTTGTTGGAATTGTTGATGATAAAGCTAAAGTTATTTACGCTAGTAAAGAACTAGTCTATATGTCAACATTCAACGTTGGACTATATGAAGTATATGAAGATGATATTACTTTATTAGATGGTTCACTACCTACTACAGATACAGGACTAATAATTAGGGATAATGATTTACTATTAAACCCAATTGCTAGTAATGAGATTGATACAGGATATGGAATCTTCAATAGTACAGCATCATTTACTACCGAAGAAGACGTGCCTAATGTATTGGTTAGAATGGAAACTATTGAAAAAGCATACTTCAATAGTGTCTATCTAAGAAATTACTCTAAGATAAACTTCCACTCTAATGATTTAGAAGCAACTATCGCACATTTAAAAACTGATAATGTTATTTCTGAGAGTTCTTATGATATTCAATTAGAAGAATATAGATCAAATAGATTAGCTAATAGTATTCCTACTATAACATTTACAATAGTAGTACTTGCTGCTTCAGCAGTAAGTTACTTCTTCATCTTACGTTCTAGCTTGCTATCACGTATTTATGAAGTAAGTGTTTATAGAGCCTTAGGGGTATCAAAAGGTGACATTAGAAAGATGTTTACAACTGAAGTTATCTTTATAACAACGATAACAAGTATGATTGGATATTTTGCTACAACATTCTTACTTTATAGAATCCAATTGTTCACAGAAGATATCTTTGAAGGATTTATTTATATCTCACCACTAAGCATTATTGCTGGTATTGTAATAATTTATGTAGTTAATGTAATTGCTGGATTAATTCCGGTTTCTAACTTGCTACGAAAAACACCAGCGGAAATTTTAAGTAAATATGATTTCTAA